The Mycolicibacterium flavescens genome has a segment encoding these proteins:
- the narK gene encoding nitrate/nitrite transporter yields MLVKTLSRRRTIDKWDAEDVEAWESGGKKIAKRNLIWSIFAEHVGFSVWSIWSVMVLFMPQDIYGIDAAGKFYLVAMPTLVGAFMRIPYTIAPARFGGRNWTIVSALLLLIPTVLTLWVMNTPGTSYTTFMIVAAVAGVGGGNFASSMTNINAFYPQRLKGWALGLNAGGGNIGVPVIQLVGLLVIATVSNTAPEIVCAIYLVLIALAALGAALFMDNLGNQRSNLGAMAEALRFKHSWVMSFLYIGTFGSFIGFSFAFGQVLQINFLAGGDTPAQASLHAAQIAFIGPLLGSISRPFGGKLSDRVGGGRVTLYTFIAMIFAAAILVAAGVLDDGMAGAASSGQMAAYVTGFILLFVLSGIGNGSTYKMIPSIFEAKAQGRDDWSREDKAAWSRSMSGALIGFAGAVGALGGVFINVVLRASYVSDAKSATNAFWVFLGFYVICAIVTWFVFLRMQTSRAGAGEQVGRVASPVPA; encoded by the coding sequence ATGCTTGTGAAGACTCTGAGCCGCCGCCGCACCATCGACAAATGGGACGCCGAGGACGTCGAGGCCTGGGAATCCGGTGGCAAGAAGATCGCCAAGCGGAACCTGATCTGGTCGATCTTCGCCGAGCACGTCGGATTCTCGGTGTGGTCGATCTGGTCGGTGATGGTGCTGTTCATGCCGCAGGACATCTACGGCATCGATGCGGCGGGCAAGTTCTACCTGGTCGCCATGCCCACCCTGGTGGGCGCATTCATGCGGATCCCGTACACCATCGCACCCGCAAGGTTCGGCGGGCGTAACTGGACCATCGTCAGCGCCCTGCTGCTGTTGATCCCCACCGTGCTGACGCTGTGGGTGATGAACACCCCCGGCACGTCCTACACCACGTTCATGATCGTGGCCGCGGTCGCGGGAGTCGGCGGCGGCAACTTCGCGTCGTCGATGACCAACATCAACGCGTTCTATCCGCAGCGGCTCAAGGGCTGGGCGCTCGGCCTGAACGCCGGTGGCGGCAACATCGGGGTTCCGGTGATCCAGCTGGTCGGGCTTCTGGTGATCGCCACCGTCAGCAACACGGCACCCGAAATCGTCTGCGCCATCTACCTTGTCCTGATCGCGTTGGCTGCGCTGGGGGCCGCCCTGTTCATGGACAACCTCGGCAATCAGCGGTCGAATCTGGGCGCCATGGCAGAGGCGTTGCGGTTCAAGCACTCCTGGGTGATGAGCTTTCTCTACATCGGCACGTTCGGCTCGTTCATCGGCTTCTCGTTCGCCTTCGGGCAGGTGCTGCAGATCAACTTCCTCGCCGGCGGCGACACCCCCGCGCAGGCCTCGCTGCACGCCGCCCAGATCGCGTTTATCGGTCCGCTGCTGGGTTCGATCTCGCGTCCGTTCGGCGGCAAGCTGTCCGACCGGGTCGGCGGGGGCAGGGTCACCCTCTACACCTTCATCGCGATGATCTTCGCCGCCGCAATCCTGGTGGCGGCCGGCGTGCTCGACGACGGTATGGCAGGTGCGGCTTCCAGCGGGCAGATGGCCGCCTACGTAACCGGTTTCATCCTGTTGTTCGTCTTGTCGGGCATCGGCAACGGCTCGACCTACAAGATGATCCCGTCGATCTTCGAAGCCAAGGCCCAGGGCCGCGACGACTGGAGCCGCGAGGACAAGGCCGCCTGGTCGCGCAGCATGTCCGGCGCGTTGATCGGCTTCGCGGGTGCGGTCGGCGCTCTCGGCGGCGTGTTCATCAACGTCGTCCTGCGCGCGTCGTATGTCAGCGACGCCAAGTCCGCGACCAACGCGTTCTGGGTGTTCCTCGGCTTCTACGTGATCTGCGCGATCGTCACGTGGTTCGTGTTCCTGCGCATGCAGACCTCGCGGGCCGGCGCCGGTGAGCAGGTCGGCCGCGTCGCTTCACCGGTGCCCGCCTGA
- the narB gene encoding sulfite reductase, alpha subunit (flavoprotein): protein MVTRTACSYCGVGCGIEVHTTTDRQTGNPVIARVSGDKLHPANFGRLCTKGATHAELMRATDGRLTSAMLRPSRDEELVPTPVDDAVAEAGRRLREIVEQHGPDAVALYVSGQMSIEAQYLATKLAKGFLRTVHIESNSRLCMASAGTGFKQSLGADGPPGSYADFDCTDLFFVIGSNMADCHPILYLRMADRLKAGARLIVVDPRRTTTAERADLFLQIKPGTDLALLNGLLHLLVENGDIDRDFIDQHTEGWEAMPAFLADYTPEKVARVTGLAEAGIRLAAQMIADAGEWLSCWTMGLNQSTHGTWNTNAICNLHLATGAICRPGSGPMSLTGQPNAMGGREMGYMGPGLPGQRSVTSAQDRAFVEKQWGVAPGTIRADVGPGTVDMFRQLADGDIKACWIICTNPVASVANRSTVIDGLRAAELVITQDTYSATATNTYADIVLPATMWAESDAVMVNSERNLTLLQQSIPAPGQARPDWQLICQVAAHMGFGEHFAYTSSEQIFDEIRRFSNPKTGYDIRGASYTRLRETSVQWPCPPDDESDRHPIRYVNDGVSQEYFVDAHGQAPRLAFPTPSRRAIFHARPHMDARELPDDDYPMVLNTGRLQHQWHTMTKTGRVESLNKLTGEPFVEVHPEDALRLGIENGRPVELTTRRGGAVLTAVVTERIRAGSCFVPFHWNDEHGQNLTVNALTNDAVDPDSLQPEFKVCAVDLRPVASPTLSEQESLYVSGFFSGLAEAGADVPVLPNSAPVCTEVRQWINGLLAGQAHRSSEGPVPRPELDDGPLVLWASQTGNAEDFASRLAERLGNAQLVNMDDLAPADLAAARDVLVVTSTFGDGGPPDNGASFWQRLQSSEATPLTGVRYAVLGIGDRSYDDFCGHAKAVDTRLADLGAVRLLERADCEAYDDERMRRWADDVTALLTLGIDTSPPRGGVTTLARPATVAQPFTRARPLVVPLSRNVALTGPASRKEVRQFGFDISEHDVTYAAGDSLGVCATNDPVMVDAWLAATGMPAQHTVEVDGAEMSLRDALISHFDFCRITPDLVRFIAEHSRDAKALRAPKAKLDKWLAGRNGLDLVQEFVVHADPDEWREVLVRLTPRSYSISSSPLVSPHEVQLTVSVVRYRGADGGHRGGVCSTFLADRASSVPVFLQRSPHFRPPEDGAVPMIMVGPGTGVAPFRGFLQERRALGHGGRNWLFFGEQHRAQNYYYRDDFEDMAREGLLDRLDLAFSRDQASRVYVQHRMLDRGAEVWRWLDDGAHFYVCGDAGRMAKDVDAALTTIIERHGGMSHEQAHDYKRELVAAKRYVRDVY from the coding sequence ATGGTGACTCGGACGGCGTGCTCGTACTGCGGCGTGGGCTGCGGTATCGAGGTGCACACCACCACCGATCGGCAGACCGGTAACCCGGTGATCGCGCGGGTGTCCGGGGACAAGCTGCACCCGGCCAACTTCGGCAGGCTGTGCACCAAGGGCGCCACCCACGCCGAGTTGATGCGCGCTACCGACGGCCGGCTGACGTCGGCGATGCTGCGGCCCAGCCGCGACGAGGAACTGGTTCCCACGCCCGTCGACGATGCCGTCGCCGAGGCCGGCCGGCGGCTGCGGGAGATCGTCGAACAGCACGGTCCCGACGCGGTGGCGCTGTACGTGTCGGGCCAAATGTCCATCGAGGCGCAGTATCTCGCGACCAAACTGGCCAAGGGGTTCCTGCGTACGGTGCATATCGAGTCGAACTCACGGCTGTGCATGGCCAGCGCCGGAACCGGCTTCAAACAATCGCTGGGTGCCGATGGCCCGCCGGGGTCGTACGCCGACTTCGATTGCACCGACCTGTTTTTCGTCATCGGTTCCAACATGGCCGACTGTCATCCCATCCTGTACCTGCGCATGGCCGACCGGCTCAAGGCAGGCGCCAGGCTGATCGTCGTCGACCCCCGCCGCACGACGACCGCCGAACGCGCCGACCTGTTCCTGCAGATCAAGCCGGGAACTGATCTCGCGCTGCTGAACGGGCTGCTGCACCTGTTGGTCGAAAACGGTGACATCGACCGCGATTTCATCGACCAACACACCGAGGGTTGGGAGGCGATGCCGGCGTTTCTCGCCGACTACACGCCCGAAAAGGTCGCTCGCGTCACGGGTTTGGCGGAGGCCGGCATCCGGCTCGCCGCTCAGATGATCGCCGACGCGGGGGAGTGGCTGAGCTGCTGGACGATGGGGCTCAACCAGAGCACTCACGGTACGTGGAACACGAACGCGATCTGCAACCTGCATCTGGCCACGGGCGCGATCTGCCGACCGGGCAGCGGGCCGATGTCGCTGACGGGACAACCCAACGCGATGGGCGGACGCGAAATGGGTTATATGGGCCCGGGGCTGCCGGGTCAGCGCTCGGTGACCTCGGCGCAGGACCGCGCATTCGTCGAGAAGCAGTGGGGCGTGGCCCCCGGCACGATCCGTGCGGACGTCGGCCCAGGCACCGTCGACATGTTCCGGCAACTCGCTGACGGCGACATCAAAGCGTGCTGGATCATCTGTACCAATCCCGTTGCCAGCGTGGCCAACCGGTCGACAGTCATCGATGGGTTACGTGCCGCCGAGCTCGTCATCACGCAGGACACCTACAGCGCGACCGCCACCAACACCTACGCCGACATCGTGCTACCCGCGACCATGTGGGCGGAATCCGATGCGGTGATGGTCAACTCCGAACGTAACCTCACGCTGCTGCAGCAGTCCATTCCGGCGCCGGGACAGGCCAGGCCCGACTGGCAACTGATCTGCCAGGTCGCGGCCCACATGGGTTTCGGCGAGCATTTCGCCTACACCTCCAGCGAGCAGATCTTCGACGAGATCCGGCGGTTCTCGAACCCGAAGACCGGCTACGACATTCGCGGTGCCAGCTACACGCGGCTGCGGGAGACCTCGGTGCAATGGCCGTGCCCGCCGGACGACGAGTCTGATCGCCATCCCATCCGCTACGTCAACGACGGCGTCAGCCAGGAGTACTTCGTCGACGCGCACGGGCAGGCGCCGCGACTGGCCTTCCCGACCCCGTCGCGGCGGGCGATCTTTCACGCCCGCCCGCATATGGACGCGCGGGAACTGCCCGACGATGACTACCCGATGGTGCTCAACACCGGTCGGCTGCAACATCAGTGGCACACCATGACCAAGACGGGACGCGTCGAGTCGCTCAACAAACTCACCGGTGAGCCGTTCGTCGAGGTGCATCCCGAGGATGCGCTGCGGCTGGGCATCGAGAACGGGCGACCCGTCGAGCTCACGACGCGGCGCGGGGGCGCGGTGCTGACTGCCGTCGTCACCGAACGCATTCGTGCTGGCAGCTGTTTCGTGCCTTTCCACTGGAACGACGAGCACGGTCAGAACCTCACCGTCAACGCGTTGACCAACGACGCGGTCGACCCCGACTCGCTGCAGCCCGAGTTCAAGGTCTGCGCGGTCGACCTGCGACCGGTCGCGTCGCCGACGCTCAGCGAGCAGGAATCGCTCTACGTGTCAGGCTTTTTCAGCGGACTGGCCGAGGCCGGGGCCGATGTTCCGGTGCTGCCCAATTCGGCGCCCGTATGCACCGAGGTACGACAGTGGATCAACGGCCTGCTCGCGGGCCAGGCCCACCGTTCCTCCGAAGGACCGGTCCCTCGACCAGAACTCGACGATGGGCCGCTCGTGCTGTGGGCGTCGCAGACCGGCAACGCCGAGGACTTCGCCTCCCGACTCGCCGAGCGGCTCGGCAACGCCCAGTTGGTGAACATGGACGACCTCGCGCCAGCCGACCTCGCGGCGGCCCGTGACGTACTCGTGGTCACGAGCACGTTCGGCGACGGCGGACCGCCCGATAACGGCGCGAGCTTCTGGCAGCGGCTGCAGTCCTCGGAGGCGACGCCGCTGACCGGCGTGCGGTATGCGGTGCTGGGCATCGGTGACCGGTCCTACGACGACTTCTGCGGACACGCCAAGGCCGTCGACACGAGGCTGGCGGACCTCGGCGCCGTCCGGTTGCTCGAACGCGCCGACTGCGAGGCCTACGACGACGAGCGGATGCGACGCTGGGCCGACGATGTCACCGCACTGCTCACCCTCGGCATCGACACATCGCCGCCCAGGGGAGGCGTCACGACACTCGCGCGCCCAGCCACCGTCGCTCAGCCGTTCACCCGCGCGCGCCCCCTCGTGGTGCCGCTGTCCCGCAACGTAGCGCTCACCGGACCGGCGTCTCGAAAAGAGGTGCGGCAGTTCGGATTCGACATCTCCGAACACGACGTGACCTACGCAGCAGGTGATTCGCTGGGAGTGTGCGCCACCAACGACCCAGTGATGGTCGACGCGTGGCTGGCGGCCACCGGAATGCCGGCTCAGCACACCGTCGAGGTCGACGGCGCCGAGATGTCGTTGCGCGATGCGCTCATCTCGCACTTCGACTTCTGCCGGATCACTCCCGACCTGGTGCGCTTCATCGCCGAGCACAGCCGCGACGCCAAGGCGCTGCGGGCGCCCAAGGCCAAGCTGGACAAGTGGCTGGCCGGGCGCAACGGCCTTGACCTCGTCCAGGAATTCGTCGTGCACGCCGATCCCGACGAGTGGCGCGAGGTGCTGGTCCGCTTGACTCCGCGCAGCTATTCCATTTCGTCGAGCCCGCTGGTCAGCCCGCACGAGGTGCAGCTGACGGTGTCGGTGGTGCGCTACCGCGGCGCCGACGGCGGTCATCGGGGCGGCGTCTGCTCGACCTTCCTGGCCGACCGCGCGTCGTCGGTGCCGGTTTTTCTGCAGCGCTCACCACATTTTCGCCCGCCCGAGGACGGCGCGGTCCCGATGATCATGGTGGGCCCCGGCACGGGCGTCGCGCCCTTCCGTGGCTTCCTGCAGGAGCGACGGGCCCTCGGCCACGGCGGCCGCAACTGGTTGTTCTTCGGCGAGCAGCACCGCGCTCAGAACTACTACTATCGCGACGATTTCGAGGACATGGCTCGAGAGGGGCTGCTCGACCGGTTGGACCTCGCGTTTTCCCGCGATCAGGCGTCGCGGGTCTACGTGCAGCACCGGATGCTCGACCGCGGCGCCGAGGTGTGGCGCTGGCTCGACGACGGCGCGCACTTCTACGTGTGCGGCGACGCCGGCCGCATGGCCAAGGACGTCGACGCCGCATTGACCACGATCATCGAGCGGCACGGCGGCATGTCACACGAACAGGCCCACGACTACAAACGCGAACTGGTCGCGGCCAAACGCTACGTACGCGACGTGTACTGA
- a CDS encoding protein of uncharacterised function DUF222, whose protein sequence is MFESAGDGELLDTMRDAQRAERVAVARRFLAAGRFALQRFAAMGNTHDNWCVDDWDVIASEVAAELGMSRGRASSMIGYGRNLIEHMPRLGEVFLGGQVDFRVISIIDYRAGLVVDDEAIAAIDEMVAHKAPSWNKLSDKKIAQLVDWMVLDVDPDALRVAKERDDDRYIDITFDKYGMADIEGKIRATDAAALDETLSQLTATVCRDDPRTARQRRADAVMALVNRETSMACRCETQRCAAAGRRTATTDVVIHMIAEAATVSGEKNTPGYVAGVGPVPAPMVRDLARTAKLKPLVIPKDTVADRRYRPSAALADFVRCRDLTCRWPGCDKPAWKADIDHTVPYPAGPTHPSNNACYCRFHHLMKTFHCGPGGWAEQQSPDGTIIFTSPSGRKYRTEPLGAQLFTQLATPTGVLTSSTGPPPNEWRGLAMPKRKRTRAQDRAYRISRLRAINAARYAADIPPF, encoded by the coding sequence ATGTTCGAATCCGCGGGCGATGGGGAGTTGCTCGACACGATGCGCGATGCGCAGCGTGCCGAGCGCGTCGCCGTCGCGCGGAGGTTCCTCGCCGCAGGCCGGTTTGCTTTGCAACGCTTCGCTGCGATGGGCAACACACACGACAACTGGTGCGTCGACGATTGGGATGTCATCGCCTCCGAGGTCGCGGCCGAACTCGGGATGAGTCGGGGGCGGGCGTCCTCGATGATCGGTTACGGCCGAAATCTTATCGAGCACATGCCGCGGCTGGGTGAGGTCTTCCTCGGGGGGCAGGTCGACTTTCGGGTGATCAGCATCATCGACTACCGGGCCGGATTGGTCGTCGACGACGAGGCGATCGCCGCGATCGACGAGATGGTGGCGCACAAGGCGCCGTCGTGGAACAAGCTGTCCGACAAGAAGATCGCTCAGTTGGTCGACTGGATGGTGCTCGACGTCGATCCCGACGCGCTGCGCGTCGCCAAGGAACGCGACGACGACCGCTACATCGACATCACCTTCGACAAGTACGGGATGGCCGATATCGAGGGCAAGATCCGCGCGACCGACGCCGCCGCACTGGACGAGACACTCAGCCAGCTCACCGCCACCGTCTGCCGCGACGACCCGCGCACCGCACGACAACGCCGTGCCGATGCCGTGATGGCGCTCGTCAACAGGGAAACCTCGATGGCATGCCGGTGCGAAACACAACGGTGTGCCGCGGCGGGTCGCCGCACCGCGACGACGGATGTCGTGATCCACATGATCGCCGAGGCCGCGACCGTGAGCGGTGAGAAGAACACACCGGGATACGTGGCCGGCGTCGGCCCGGTGCCGGCGCCGATGGTGCGCGACCTGGCCAGAACCGCCAAGCTCAAGCCCCTCGTCATCCCGAAGGATACGGTCGCCGATCGTCGGTATCGACCGTCGGCCGCACTCGCCGACTTCGTCCGCTGCCGCGATCTGACCTGCAGATGGCCCGGATGCGACAAGCCGGCCTGGAAAGCCGATATCGACCACACGGTGCCCTACCCGGCGGGGCCGACGCATCCGTCGAACAACGCCTGCTACTGCCGCTTCCACCACCTCATGAAAACGTTCCACTGTGGTCCCGGCGGCTGGGCCGAGCAGCAATCACCGGACGGCACAATAATTTTCACCTCGCCAAGCGGTCGCAAGTACCGCACCGAACCGCTCGGGGCGCAGCTGTTCACCCAACTCGCGACTCCTACAGGTGTCCTCACCTCGAGCACCGGACCGCCGCCCAATGAATGGCGCGGTCTGGCGATGCCGAAGCGAAAACGCACCCGCGCTCAGGATCGCGCGTATCGCATCAGCCGGCTACGCGCCATCAACGCCGCACGCTACGCCGCGGACATCCCACCGTTCTGA
- a CDS encoding putative metalloprotease — protein sequence MLTAAALATACGATQKPADAFTVAGMQVADGPSGLKAGAPPPSRTVTNTDGGPIDTLAVQSVSDVEDYWNGTFARALAGEFTPVRKLLSWDANRRDRSTSFCGETTAGLVNAAFCPPDSSIGWDRGVLLPSLRKSYGEMAVAMVLAHEYGHSVQYQAELNRPNTPTLVAEQQADCFAGAYMRWVAEGHSRRFRLSTGDGLNSLLASVISFRDPLFNRNGVSSGGGEHGSAFERVSAFQFGFTDGPQTCKGIDVEEVRSRRGDLPVALQRGETGNWPVSQNSVRSVIAAMNILFKPASPPRLTFDPAAAKRCPDARSTPPASFCPATNTIAVDLAALKKLGAASEGPTGLTGDNTAYSVVISRYVLAVQKGLGLPLDTAETGLRTACLTGVATRKLSQQVNTPDGNTVALTAGDLDEAVAGLLTNGLAASDANGQSAPAGFARIDAFRTGVLSDQDHCLERFA from the coding sequence GTGCTGACCGCGGCAGCGTTGGCCACGGCGTGCGGCGCAACTCAGAAGCCCGCCGACGCGTTCACAGTGGCGGGCATGCAAGTCGCCGATGGACCGTCGGGATTGAAGGCCGGGGCGCCCCCACCGTCGCGAACCGTCACCAACACCGACGGCGGGCCCATCGACACGCTCGCTGTGCAGTCCGTCAGCGACGTCGAGGACTACTGGAACGGCACGTTCGCCCGTGCTCTCGCAGGGGAATTCACGCCTGTCCGCAAACTGCTGTCCTGGGATGCCAATCGTCGGGACAGGTCCACGTCGTTCTGCGGTGAGACCACCGCGGGACTGGTCAACGCCGCGTTCTGTCCGCCGGACAGCTCCATCGGCTGGGACCGCGGCGTGCTGTTGCCGTCGCTGCGCAAGTCCTACGGTGAAATGGCGGTGGCCATGGTGCTGGCCCACGAGTACGGCCACTCCGTGCAATACCAGGCCGAACTGAACCGGCCGAACACACCGACGCTGGTCGCCGAGCAACAGGCCGACTGTTTCGCAGGCGCCTACATGCGCTGGGTAGCGGAGGGACACTCGCGCCGCTTCAGGTTGTCCACGGGCGACGGGCTCAATTCGCTTCTCGCCAGCGTGATCTCGTTCCGAGACCCGTTGTTCAACCGCAACGGAGTGTCCTCGGGCGGCGGCGAACACGGGTCGGCCTTCGAGCGCGTCTCGGCGTTCCAATTCGGATTCACCGACGGGCCGCAGACATGTAAAGGGATCGACGTGGAGGAGGTCCGGTCGCGACGCGGCGACCTGCCGGTGGCGCTGCAGCGCGGTGAGACCGGCAACTGGCCGGTATCGCAGAACTCCGTGAGGTCCGTCATCGCAGCGATGAACATCTTGTTCAAGCCTGCGAGTCCGCCGCGGCTCACCTTCGATCCGGCCGCGGCGAAAAGGTGCCCCGACGCCCGGTCGACACCACCTGCCTCGTTCTGCCCCGCAACCAACACCATCGCGGTCGATCTCGCGGCGCTGAAGAAGCTGGGCGCCGCCAGCGAGGGTCCGACCGGGCTGACCGGTGACAACACCGCGTATTCGGTGGTGATATCGCGGTACGTGCTGGCCGTGCAGAAGGGATTGGGGCTACCCCTGGATACCGCCGAGACCGGTCTGCGGACCGCCTGCCTCACCGGTGTCGCCACGCGCAAGCTCAGTCAGCAAGTGAACACACCGGACGGCAATACCGTCGCCCTAACCGCGGGTGACCTCGACGAAGCCGTCGCCGGCCTGCTCACGAATGGTTTGGCGGCCAGTGACGCCAACGGGCAGTCGGCGCCTGCGGGTTTTGCTCGCATCGATGCGTTTCGCACCGGCGTGCTGAGCGACCAGGACCACTGCCTCGAACGCTTCGCATGA
- a CDS encoding alpha/beta hydrolase fold protein, protein MHRPELLRTWASDVVGLFDPDYVWHDLAQVWQTPGAGEELVEAMMDGTVEDRTAQMADLGLPPDIATALARAQGPEMGRAILALYRSAAQPVLSEAARQLEKAAARPGLSFLATEDPYVGTEEMRRRAAARAGARTEVLDGLGHWWMVQDPARGAEVLTRFWETAA, encoded by the coding sequence ATGCACCGTCCCGAACTCTTGCGTACCTGGGCCAGCGACGTCGTGGGGCTGTTCGATCCCGATTACGTGTGGCACGACCTCGCTCAGGTGTGGCAGACGCCCGGAGCCGGTGAGGAACTGGTCGAGGCGATGATGGACGGCACGGTCGAAGACCGGACGGCCCAGATGGCCGATCTGGGGCTCCCACCCGATATCGCGACCGCGCTCGCCCGGGCGCAAGGTCCCGAGATGGGTCGCGCGATCCTGGCGCTGTACCGATCTGCGGCCCAGCCGGTGCTGTCCGAGGCGGCCCGCCAGCTCGAGAAGGCCGCCGCCCGTCCGGGGTTGTCGTTTCTCGCCACCGAGGACCCGTACGTGGGTACCGAGGAGATGCGCCGGCGTGCTGCGGCGCGAGCAGGTGCACGCACAGAGGTTCTCGACGGCTTAGGGCACTGGTGGATGGTGCAGGATCCCGCACGCGGAGCCGAGGTTCTTACCCGATTCTGGGAGACGGCTGCCTGA